From Fulvivirga lutea:
ATCTGATGGGTCTTTTAATGAATGCAATTGGAGTGAATGAATTTATGCTGATGCCTGCTGAGTATCACTTAGTTATAGGTGGTTTAGCTTTTGGTGCAGTTTATATGGCTACCGACCCGGTAACGGCATCACAAACTGAAAGTGGCAAATGGGTTTATGGTATTTTAATTGGTATGCTTACCGTGGTAATACGAGTATTCAACCCTGCTTATCCGGAAGGTATTATGTTGGCAATACTTTTAATGAATGTATTTGCCCCATTAATTGATTATTTTGTAGTGAACGCTAACAAGAAAAGGAGGTTACAACGTGCAACAGTCTAACGGTTACATTATATTATTTACAGCTGCCCTAACAATAGTTGTTGGAGGGTTACTGTCTTTAGCTTCTCAGGGTTTAGCACCTGCTCAAAAGAAGTCTGTAGAGCTTGATACTAAGAGCCAGATACTTTCTTCTGTAATGGACAGGGCAGAATTAGCTAAATTGAATAGAGACGAAGTACTTAGTTTGTATGATAAAAGAATTAAGTCACTAGTAGTGGACATCAATGGAGAAGTAATTGAAAAGAACGAAAGAGGAGGAGACATTGTAGCTGAAGAGGTAAGTATTTTGAAGAATTATAAAAAAGCTCCTGAAGACAGACAATATCCTGTTTTTAAATATATGAACGAAAATGATCCTAATAAGGTTGATGCCTATATCCTGCCACTTTATGGTGCTGGGCTATGGGATAAAATCTGGGGTTATGTGGCTCTGAAAAATGATTTAAATACAATTGCAGGTGCTTCATTCGATCATAAGCAAGAAACTCCTGGTCTGGGAGCGAGGATATCAACTCCTGAAATTCAGAACAGGTATGTTGGGAAAGAAATACTCGATGACAATGGGAATTTAGTTTCTGTATCGATGGTGAAAGGCGAAGGAAATTCAGGTCTAACTGAACATCAGGTGGATGGTATGTCTGGAGCAACGATTACCGGAAGAGGAGTTAATGCCATGCTAGAGAAGTATCTAGGGTATTACAAGTCATACTTCAACAAAGTGAAGTCAGGTAATCTGGCTAAAATATAATTTTGACATAAGTTAAAGTGATAATATGAGTACTGAAACTTTAGAAAAACAAGAAACAGCTGTTCAAACACCAAAAGAAGAGCTTTTCTCGAAACGTAGAAAGAGATTAATCACTGACCCTCTTAATGAGGATAACCCGATAACGGTTCAGGTATTAGGTATCTGTTCTGCATTGGCGGTAACAGTTAAAATGGAACCTACACTTATCATGTCTATTGCCGTGGTATTTGTAATTGTGTTTTCCAACCTGATTATCTCATTAATGAGAAACATCATTCCTAGTAGAGTACGTATTATCGTGCAATTAGCTGTAGTAGCTACACTTGTTACGTTAGTAAGTGAAGTGTTAAAAGCTTACAGTTACGATATGTATAAAGTTCTTGGAGCTTTTGTTGGTCTGATTATTACCAACTGTATTGTAATGGGTCGTTTGGAGGCATTTGCTATGGGCAATAAGCCATACGATTCAATCCTTGATGGATTAGGAAGTGGCTTTGGTTATGCATGGATAATCCTGACAGTAGCATTTTTTAGAGAGTTATTTGGTTCTGGTTCTGTATTCGATTTTAAAGTATTTGAGGCAGCAGGAATTATGAACTTCCCAACAAATGGATTGATGGTTGACTCCATTGGTGCATTTATGATATTAGGTATTTTAATTTGGGTTCAGAGATCTAGAACTGGTTACGTAGAGCATTAATAATTATGGAATTAGTAAGCTTAGGAATTAAATCGATATTTATTGAGAACATGATCTTTGCCTATTTCTTAGGCATGTGTTCATTTCTTGCAGTATCTAAAAAGGTAAGCACAGCCATAGGGCTTGGTGCGGCTGTAATATTTGTATTGAGTATTACTGTACCAATTAACTGGTTAATACAGGAGTATGTATTAAAAGAAGGTGCACTAACCTGGTTAGGAGCCGGATTTGGAGACATCAACCTGGAGTTCTTACAGTTCATCATGTTCATTGCCATTATTGCTGGCATGGTTCAGTTAGTGGAAATGGTTGTTGAAAAAGTATCGCCAGCACTTTATGGATCTTTAGGTATATTCTTGCCACTTATAGCAGTAAACTGTTCAATACTTGGAGGGTCTTTATTTATGGTTCAGAGAGATTACACAATTGCTGAAGCCTCTGTTTTTGGCTTCGGTTCCGGAACTGGTTTTGCGCTAGCAATTATTGCACTGGCTGCTATTAGGGAAAAATTAAAATACTCTAACGTACCTGACGGGCTAAAAGGACTTGGTATCACTATGCTTATTACTGGATTAATGGGTATTGCTTTTAAGTCGTTTATAGGAATAGCCATATAAGAGATAAATATTTCAGATATTAGAGGGCTTTTAATAAGCCCTTTTTTTATGTCTAAAAGTTTCAATCATGTCCAAATTCACGATAAATAGAATACTTACCTATTTTTTCAGAGGTTTACTCTTTGTAGTTCCATTTGCACTTACGGTGTATGTAATATTCCAAAGTTTAGACTGGGTTGACGGTTTAATACCTATTGATATCCCCGGATTAGGCTTGGTTGTTATACTTTCTGCAGTAACATTGCTTGGCTACTTGGCTTCCTTCTTCATCACAAGGCCATTCTTTGAATTTTTTGAGCGATACTTTATCAAGATACCGTTGGTGAATATAATTTACACATCACTCAAAGACTTGATTGGTGCATTTGTAGGAGATCAAAAGAAGTTTAACCGCCCCGTGTTGGTGAAAGTTGATGAATCTGGAATACTATTAAAAGTAGGGTTTATTACCAACGACAGTTTAGAGAAGCTAGGTATGGAGGGATATATTTCAGTATATATGCCTCATTCTTATGCATGGTCTGGTAATCAATTTTTGGTGAAGCAGGAATATATTACTCCTTTAAAAATGTCTTCAACAGCAGCCATGAAGTTCGTTGTAAGTGGCGGTGTAAGTGGTTTGGAAGATCTGAAGTAGTTAGTTAATCACTCCAGACCCAATTAATTCTTCACCATTGTACCAAGTGGCAAACTGCCCTGGAGCAACGGCTTTTTGAGGCTGATTAAACACAACATAAATACCATTGGGCTCTTTATAAAGAGTGGCTTTTTCTAGCGGTTGTCTATACCTGATACGTAAATCAAACTCTTTTGACTCACCCACTTCTAGTTCTAAATCAGGACGAATCCAATGGATATCCTCATTTGTGATAAATAGGCCATTTCTGTAAAGTCCGGGATGGTTTTCACCTTGGCCGGTATAGATTATATTATTTTCTGTATCAGTTTCAATAATAAACAATGGTTCAGGCGTACCTCCAATATTAAGACCTTTACGCTGCCCAATAGTAAAATAATGCGCACCAGAATGCTCACCTACTACCTTGCCGTCAGACTCTTTATATGTAAACCCATCTGTTATTTCTGTTAAACTTGGTTGGGTAGAGTCTGTGACTAATGCTTTTTCTTTGTAAATGGGAGAATCAGCCGGTACTTCAATTACTTTCCCTTTTTTGGGTTTGAGCTGCTGCTGTAAAAATTCCGGTAAGCGTACTTTTCCAATAAAACATAAACCCTGACTATCCTTTTTATCGGCTGTAACAAGATTCATTTCCTTGGCAATCTCCCTTACCTGAGGCTTTGTTAATTCACCTATAGGAAAAAGTGCTTTTGATAATTGCTCCTGAGTAAGTTGGCACAGAAAATAGCTTTGATCTTTATTTCCATCTACTCCGGCAAGAAGCTTATACCGAGTTTCGCCATTAATTACCTCTTCTCCTTTTCTACAATAATGTCCTGTGGCGATATAGTCAGCCTTCAAGCGCATGGCCGCTTTTAAAAAAATGTCGAACTTAATTTCTCTATTGCAAAGCACGTCAGGGTTTGGTGTACGGCCCTTACTGTATTCATCGAACATATAATCTACAATACGCTCTTTGTATTCTTTGCTTAAGTCAATGGCCTGAAATGGTATACCGAGATTTTGGGCAACGATCATTGCATCGTTAGAATCTTCAAGCCAAGGGCATTCCTTACTGATGGTTACAGAATCATCATGCCAGTTTTTCATAAACATACCTATTACTTCATACCCTTGTTTTTGAAGTAAGTATGCTGCTACGCTTGAATCTACACCACCGGACATGCCGACTACCACTCTTTTCATAATGCAAAGTTAGATATATTAAGATTAAATGATATTATCGATCAAATGGTTCTCGATATTGTCAAAAAATATATTCTGTTATAATTAAGTGCTTTATTCTTTATGTTAGCAAAACCAAATAAGCAGATAGCATTTTATGGAAAACCAATCATCCTTTTTTAAAGACCTCAAAGTAATAGAACTTGCTTCAGTGCTGGCCGGGCCTAGTGTTGGGCAGTTTTTTGCTGAGCTAGGTGCTGAAGTGATTAAGGTTGAAAATCCAAAAACTAATGGGGATGTGACAAGATCCTGGAAAGGTGCTAACGAAAATACAGATGATATTTCAGCCTATTTCGCTTGCATCAATTGGGGTAAAAAATCCCTGGCACTTGATATCACTAAATCTGAAGGGTTAGAGGTACTCTATAAATTAGTTGAGGGTGCTGACATAGTTATAACCAGTTATAAGCCTGGAGATGATAAGAAGCTAAAGGTTGATTATGCCTCATTGAAGCATATTAATGATGATTTAATTTATGGCCAAATCACTGGTTATGGTTCGTTGGCCGAAAGAGTAGGATATGATGCCATCATTCAGGCGGAAGTTGGATTTATGAATATGAATGGTGAAGAAGGGGGAGAGCCTACTAAAATGCCTGTTGCCATGATGGATCTATTAGCTGGGCATCAGTTAAAAGAAGCATTACTTCTCGGATACATAAATAAATTAAAAACAGGCAAAGGAAGCTACTTTCAGGTGTCTTTAATCGAGGCTGGGTTGGCCTCTCTGGCCAATCAGGCAACTAATTACATGGTTGCCAAGGCAGAGCCAAAAAGGAAAGGGTCTAAGCATCCGAATATTGCACCATATGGAGAACTCTTCAAAACTATGGATGATAAACAGATCATTCTAGCCATTGGAAGTGATCAACAATTCTCAAAGCTATTATCTGTACTGGATTTAGAATTAAAAGAAAACTTCTCGAGTAATGTACTTCGTGTAACTAATAGAGATGAACTTTATTCTTATTTGAAGGATAGTTTTTTAAGATTCACATCTTCTGATTTAATGAACTCATTCAATGAAAAGAATATACCAGCAGGTATTGTAAATAAGGTGTCAGAAGCTATTGACTTGTATGGCGAATTAATAAAACTTGAATCAAATAAACTTCAGGGACTTAAAACATTCATTGCAAATTCAGGTCAATTAAAAAATTCCTCCCACATTCTCCCACCACCACACCTGGGGCAGCATACGCAAGAAATATTGAAATCGTTAGAGCAAAAAGGTTCTTAATTGCCTGTTTAAGACCATTTACTTCATTTAGCATTTAAAGCTACATCTTAGAAATAGTTCAATTCTAGCCATTGAAGATGGTTTTATACGCTTGGTGTACTTTTTATGTAAGAAAATGTAAAAAAGTGGAGTAAAGTGGTAGAAAGTGGTGGATTATGTCAAATATTTTTCTATGTTTGTTTATTAGAATCATAGAATTCAATCAATAATGGCATTTTTCACCAGCGAATATGAGTGCAAGATCGATGCGAAAGGTAGGTTAGTTCTACCCGCAAAGATTAAGTCTGCTTTACCAGAAGCATCTGGTAATGAGCTGGTTATACGTAGAGGTTTCGAGCCTTGTCTAATACTTTATCCAATGGTAGAGTATAAAAAAATCTACTCAAAAATTGCCGGGTTGAGTGAATTCAATGAAGAGTATAGAAAACTTCAGAGGAATTTCTTTAGAGGAAGTTCGGTAGTTGAATTGGACAGTGCCGGTAGGTTACTTATTCCTAAACTGATGTTAGGTTATTCTCAGTTAGACCGGGATGCCGTAGTGGTGGGAATGGGTAATAAAGTGGAAATCTGGAACCCATCACTCTACGAGGAGAATCTAATTAATGACCCTTCTGAGTTTTCAAAATTAGCTCAAAAGTACCTTGATGAGTAAGCAGGAGGGTTATGAATACCATAATCCAGTAATGCTTCAAGAATGCATCGAAGGACTCAATATAAATCCAGATGGGATTTATGTGGATTTAACCTTTGGTGGCGGTGGTCACTCAAGAGAAATCCTAAAAAAATTAAATAATGGCCACCTCTATGCATTTGATCAAGATTCAGATGCCGCTGAGAATGCCAATGAATTTGATACACGTTCTTTCACATTTATTGATGGCAATTTCCGGTATTTGAAAAGGTACCTCAAGGCCTATGGTGTAAAACAGGTCGATGGAATTTTAGCTGATTTAGGTATTTCTTCTCATCAAATTGATGAAGCCTCAAGAGGTTTTTCTACACGCTTTGATGCTGAATTAGATATGAGAATGGACCAGTCGGCCGAGTTGACGGCAAAGACTGTAGTTAATGAATACTCCAAAGAACAGCTTCATAAAATTTTTGGAATGTATGGTGAGGTTAAAAATGCCAAGACGCTTGCGGAAGCAATATGTTCAGCAAGAATCAACAAGCAAATAGCTACGATACAAGATTTGAAGGATGTGCTTGTAAAGTTTGCGAAGAGGGGTAAAGAAAATAGATACTACGCTCAGGTTTTTCAGGCCATCAGGATTGAGGTGAACGGTGAGCTGCAGGTGTTGGAGGAAATGTTGGAGCAAACGGGAGAGGTACTACGTGAAGGAGGGAGATTGGTGGTTATGTCTTATCACTCTTTAGAGGATAGGCTAGTGAAGAATTATATAATGAAGGGCAAGGTAAGTGGTGAAATGGAAAAAGACTTTTATGGCAATGTTTTAAAGCCATTAAAAGCAATTAATAAAAAGCCCATTGAGGCTACTGAAAAAGAGAAAAGTAAAAATAACAGAGCTCGCAGTGCTAAGCTGAGAGTGGCTGAAAAAGTATAAAAATGGCAGCAAATAGATTTAAAATCGAAAGTAAGAGCAGCAACGGAAGAAACATCTTTTCGAGGGTTGAAAATATGATGAAGATTGATGCTGCCTTTGAAAGCGGCATTCCTGTTAAATACATGCCTTATGTGTTGTTTCTGGCAGGTGTTGCCTTATTCTACATAGGCAACAGTCATTTTGCTGAAAAGAATGTTCGAAAAATTGATGCGCTGGAAAAAGAAGTGGAAGATTTGAGAGCAGATTACACTACTCTTAAGTCAGATTATATGTTTGCCAGCAAACAATCTGAGGTGGCAAAAAATGTCGCTGAACTCGGAATTAAAGAAAGTCTTCAACCACCCGAAAAAGTAGTGCTCAAGGATGAACATTAAGAAATCCATATTACTAAGAGTACGGATAGCATTTCTGCTAGTCTTTCTATTTGCGACCGCTGTTGCCGTTAAGGTGGGTCGCATTCAGTTTTTTGAGGGCGATAAGTGGAAAGAGCTATCAAATCAGATGAGCTTTCAGTACCGACCGGTTAAAGCAACTAGAGGTAACATCTATAGTGATAACGGAAGCTTGTTGGCAACTTCTCTACCTTTTTATAAGGTGGCTTTTGATGCCACTATAGCTTCTGATGAGCTTTTTGTGGCCGGCTTGGATTCCTTATCGATAAAACTTTCAAAATTCTTTAGAAATAAAAGTGCTGAGGCGTATAAACGTGAGCTTAGGAATGCGCGCGAAGCGAACAGGCAATACACTGTGCTGAGTAATAGAACCATAGGTTACCAAGAAAAGAAATTGCTGGAAGAATGGCCGATTTTTAGAGCAGGCAGACTCAAAGGAGGAGTCATTTTTGAAAAAGTAGATAAACGCTTCAGGCCTTTTTCCAATCTAAGCCTCAGAACTATCGGTTTTGTAAATGAAAACGACAGAGGTGCTGGTTTAGAGTATAGCTTTAATAAAGAGTTAGCAGGAACTGACGGGGAAGCACTTTATCAGAGAATAGCCGGAGGCAGCTGGAAACCAGTTTTTGACGGGACGGAAATCAAGTCTGAAGAAGGGTATGATATTGAAACTACCATTGATATTAACCTGCAAGACGTAAGTGAAACCGCTTTGCTTAGAGCTTTGGATTACCATGAAGCAGATTATGGTGTAGTGGCGGTAATGGAAGTAAAAACTGGTGAGATTAAGGCCATTTCCAACTTGAGCAGAAACAGCAAAGGGTATTACTACGAGCGTTATAATTATGCAGTTGGCGGACTAAGAGAGCCTGGTTCTACATTCAAACTGGCAACAATGATTGCCCTGCTCGAGAATACCGATATCAAATTAGAGGATACCATTAATACTGGAAAGGGTGTTCAGAAATTCTATAAAAATACGGTTAGAGATCACGAGGAAGGCGGTTATGGAACTATCACTGTTAAAGAAGCTTTTGAGCTTTCTTCCAATGTGGCCATGGCTAAGTTGGTAGATAAATACTTCAGCAAGAATCCATCCGTATTTGTGAATGAAATTGACAGAATAGGCCTTTCGCAGCCTTTGGGCTTACAAATTAAAGGTGAGGGTATTCCTAAAATTAAAAGACCAACCGATAAAGACTGGAGTGGCATTACGCTGCCATGGATGGCTTATGGCTATGGCTTAGAGTTAACACCAATTCAGACTCTGGCACTATACAATGCTGTAGCGAATGGTGGCAAAATGATTCGCCCAATATTCGTGAAAGAAGTAAAAAGAGCTGACAAGACTATCAAAGAATATGAGCCTGTTGTATTGAATGATAAAATCTGTTCGGACGAGACTTTAATTAAACTTCGATTGATGCTGGAAGGTGTGGTGGAAAGAGGCACTGCCATGAATATTAAGAATGATCACTATAAAATTGCCGGTAAAACGGGTACCGCCCAGATTCTTGAAAATGGCAGATATACAAAGAAATACATCACCTCATTTGCCGGTTATTTTCCGGCTGACCAGCCAAAATATAGTGCTGTAGTTGTAATTAAGAATCCGAAAGGGTGGAGGCAATACGGTAGCAATGTGGCTGCCCCTGTATTCAAAGAAATAGCTGATAATATTTATTCAAGAGATGTGGATATGCATGAGCCTCTTCCGGAAGAATTTATAGCTGAAGCCGGCATTTTCCCTGTCATTCGTTCAGGCAATCATCAAGACTTGAAATTGCTGTGCAACGAATTAGGAATTTCTAATCATTCAGCAACTGAAAAGGACTGGGTAAGAACTCAGGTTTACGGCAACTCCTTAAAATGGCAAGAAAATAAAATGGCAGAAAACCTGGTGCCAGATGTAAATGGTATGACATTGAGAGATGCACTTTTTGTATTAGAAAGCAACGGATTGCAGGTTGAAGTAAAAGGAAAAGGTAGAGTAATTAGACAATCTAAGCTGCCAGGAGTAAGAATTTCTAAAGGAAGCAGAATAGTTATTGAATTGAGTTAATGGCCGAATTAAGAGACATATTATATAAAGTATCACTGATTTCTGCATCAGGAGATATGACTATGGATATTAAATCTGTGTGTTTTGATTCTCGAAAAGTAGAAAAGGGCTCTTTATTCGTTGCTGTTAAAGGTACTCAAGCAGATGGTCATGATTTTATAACCAAGGCAGTTGCTAAAGGTGCTGTTGCTATTGTTTGCCAAAACTTACCAGAGGAAATAAGTTCTTCAGCCACTTATGTTGCCGTAAAGGATAGTGCTGCTGCGCTTGGTATCATTGCTTCTAATTTTTACGGTAACCCTAGCAGTAAGTTAAAATTGGTGGGTGTTACCGGCACAAATGGTAAAACTACCATCGCCACGCTTTTATTTACGCTTTATCGCAAGTTGGGCTATGCAGTTGGTTTATTATCAACAGTAGAGAATAAAATTGATGATGATATTATTCCGGCAAGTCACACAACGCCTGATGCATTACAGTTGAATGAACTGTTAGCAAATATGGTTGATCGTGGTTGTGATTATGCCTTTATGGAAGTGAGTTCACACGCTTTAGATCAATCCAGAGTGGCCGGAGTGAACTTTACAGGAGCCATTTTCTCCAACATTTCGCACGACCACTTAGACTATCATAAAACATTTGATGCTTACATCACTGCTAAGAAAAAGTTATTCGATGGATTAAGTAGCGATGCCTTTGCCTTGGTAAATTCTGATGATAAGCGTGGAGCCATTATGCTTCAAAACACAAAGGCCAGTAAACAAACTTACGCACTTAAAAGTGTAGCCGATTTTAAGGCTAAAATGATATCGAATACTATTCAAGGCATAGAGCTGGAGATTGATAATAAGAATGTTTGGTTCAAGTTGATAGGGGATTTTAACGCCTATAATCTGATGGCTGTATACGGTGCGGCAGTGTTGCTTGGTGAGGATTCAGAAGATACACTAACGGCACTATCATCTTTAGATGGTGCAGAAGGCCGTTTTGAAGTGGTGGAAACGGATGCAAAAATCACAGCTATTGTAGATTATGCGCACACTCCGGATGCATTGAAAAATGTATTGGAAACCATCGCTGAATTCAGAACAGGGAATGAGAAAGTAATTACAGTGGTAGGCTGTGGCGGCAATAGAGATACTTCGAAGCGACCGCTCATGGCGGCAATTGCCTGCAAACTAAGCGACAAGGTGGTTTTTACATCTGATAATCCTCGTGATGAAGATCCCGAAGCAATAATAAAAGATATGAAAGAGGGCATTAGCCCTGCTGATTATAAAAAGACTGTAGTGCTAGTCGATAGAGAAGAAGCTATAAAAACAGCTTGTCTGTTGGCTGGTGACAATGATATCATATTAGTGGCAGGTAAAGGCCATGAAAAGTATCAGGAGATCAAAGGAGTGAAACACCCTTTTGATGATAAAGAAGTTTTAGGACGAATGTTAAACCTTTTTGCTAATTAACTATGCTCTACTACCTATTTGATTATTTAGAACAACAATATAGTCTGATAGGGGCGAGTGTATTTCAATACATCTCGTTCAGAGCCGGCATGGCCGCAGTTTTGTCTTTGGTAATTACCATTTTAATTGGAAAGCAGTTAATTGAATTTCTACGGAAAAAGCAAGTTGGCGAAAGCATCAGAGATTTAGGTCTGGAAGGTCAGATGGCCAAAAAAGGTACACCAACCATGGGTGGGCTCATCATTATCAGCGCTATTCTTATTCCGGTGCTACTTTTTGCCAGACTAGAGAATGTATATGTCATGCTTCTTATTGGCGTTACACTGGCATTGGGCTTTATCGGCTTTATGGATGATTACATTAAAGTATTCAAAAAGAACAAAGAAGGACTGGCCGGTAAATTCAAAATCGTAGGTCAGGTTTCGATAGGCTTAATCGTTGGTCTCACTCTTTACTTTAACCAAAACGTGGTGGTGAGAGAGTACGATGAGGCTACAGTAAACGAACAAAATGAAGTAGTAAGAGAATATCAAGATGTAAAATCTACTAAAACAACTGTTCCCTTCTTAAAGGATAATGAATTTGATTATGATGCATTAGTGCCGTTTTTATCGCACGACTTCACATGGATTATTTATGTGTTTGTGGTGATATTCATTATTACTGCTGTTTCTAACGGAGCTAATCTGACCGATGGAATAGATGGGCTTGCTGCCGGCACATCGGCAATCATTGGTCTCACAATAGCCATTTTCGCTTATCTCTCTGGCCGTGTTGACTTTAGTGATTACCTAAATATTTTACACATCCCTAACCTCAGTGAGGTGGTAATTTTCTGTGCGGCATTTGTAGGTGCGTGCATTGGTTTCCTTTGGTACAATTCTTATCCAGCACAAGTATTTATGGGTGATACTGGAAGCTTAACGATAGGTGGAGTGATAGCTGTACTTGCCCTAATTGTACGTAAAGAATTATTGCTGCCATTATTATGTGGCATCTTCTTAATTGAAAGTCTATCTGTCATGATGCAGGTGGGCTATTTCAAATACACAAAAAAGAAATACGGAGAAGGAAGAAGAATTTTCCTGATGTCTCCATTGCATCATCATTATCAAAAATTAGAAATACATGAATCAAAGATCGTAACACGGTTTTGGATGGTAGGAATATTATTAGCGATTTTGACCCTAGCCACATTGAAATTGAGGTAGGAATAACGAATAACGAATAACGAAGACTAAAGACTAACAACTAACAACTAACAACTAAAAAAATAGGACATTTAGTAACCATATTAGGAGCAGGAGAAAGCGGAACAGGAGCAGCCTTACTGGCTAAAGCTAAAGGGTATGATGTGTTTGTTTCAGACTATGGAATAATAGCCGATAAATACAAGTCTCAATTAGTTGAGAAAGGGATAGAATTTGAAGAAGGTGGTCATTCTAAAAAGAAGATTCTTGAATCACGTCTAGTTATTAAAAGTCCAGGAATTCCTGAAACAGCCAAAATAGTAAAAAAGATAAGAGAGGCAGGAATAAAGATTGTTGATGAAATTGAATTTGCTTTTTCTTATACCAAAGCAAAAATTATCGCCATTACAGGCACTAACGGTAAGACTACCACTACATTATTAACCTATCACCTTTTAAAAGAGGCTGGTCTGAATGTGGGCTTGGCAGGTAACGTGGGTCATAGTTTGGCTAAGCAGGTAATAGAAGACAAATACGATTACTTCGTGGTAGAGATGAGCAGCTTCCAATTGGATGGTTGCTATTTATTGAAGCCTTATATATCCATTTTACTCAATATCACTCCAGACCATATGGACAGGTATGAGTATAAAATTGAGAATTACGTAAGCTCCAAGTTTAGAATTATAAAAGAGGCCGGCCAGAATGATCACTTTATCTATTACGCTGATAATGAGCTGATTGCTGATAAATTATCAAGATATATTTCGCCTGTAAAGCGAGTTCCAATTACACTCGATGATGTATCTGATCAAATGGTGATGAAAATCAATGACCAAATTCAGATACCTCAAAGTGAAACAGTGCTTTTAGGTATGCACAATGCCATTAATATGATGTCGGCCATACACGCTGCCTTAATCATGGGCGTAAGTGAAGCTGATATCAGACAAGGACTAAAAACCTTTAAAAATGCTCCACATAGAATGGAGTATGTTGATACCATCAATGGCGTACGATTTATCAACGACTCCAAAGCCACGAATGTAGATGCTGTAAAATATGCGTTGGCAAGCTTTACTGAGCCTTTGGTGTGGATAGCAGGCGGTGTAGATAAAGGCAATGACTACAGCCTGATCATGGACGAAGTAAATGCCAAAGTAAAAGCACTGGTGTGTCTTGGTAAGGATAACTCGAAATTGAGAGATGCATTTCACAATCAAATAGTGAATATGCTCGAAACAGATAGCATTCATCAGGCCGTGAGGTCAGCATTGGAATATGCGCAAACGAATGATGTGGTTCTATTATCTCCTGCTTGCGCAAGCTTCGATTTGTTTAAAAACTATGAAGACAGAGGCGAGCAGTTTAAGCAGGCCGTAAGAGAATTGAAAAAT
This genomic window contains:
- the rsmH gene encoding 16S rRNA (cytosine(1402)-N(4))-methyltransferase RsmH, encoding MSKQEGYEYHNPVMLQECIEGLNINPDGIYVDLTFGGGGHSREILKKLNNGHLYAFDQDSDAAENANEFDTRSFTFIDGNFRYLKRYLKAYGVKQVDGILADLGISSHQIDEASRGFSTRFDAELDMRMDQSAELTAKTVVNEYSKEQLHKIFGMYGEVKNAKTLAEAICSARINKQIATIQDLKDVLVKFAKRGKENRYYAQVFQAIRIEVNGELQVLEEMLEQTGEVLREGGRLVVMSYHSLEDRLVKNYIMKGKVSGEMEKDFYGNVLKPLKAINKKPIEATEKEKSKNNRARSAKLRVAEKV
- a CDS encoding FtsL-like putative cell division protein — protein: MAANRFKIESKSSNGRNIFSRVENMMKIDAAFESGIPVKYMPYVLFLAGVALFYIGNSHFAEKNVRKIDALEKEVEDLRADYTTLKSDYMFASKQSEVAKNVAELGIKESLQPPEKVVLKDEH
- a CDS encoding penicillin-binding protein; translated protein: MNIKKSILLRVRIAFLLVFLFATAVAVKVGRIQFFEGDKWKELSNQMSFQYRPVKATRGNIYSDNGSLLATSLPFYKVAFDATIASDELFVAGLDSLSIKLSKFFRNKSAEAYKRELRNAREANRQYTVLSNRTIGYQEKKLLEEWPIFRAGRLKGGVIFEKVDKRFRPFSNLSLRTIGFVNENDRGAGLEYSFNKELAGTDGEALYQRIAGGSWKPVFDGTEIKSEEGYDIETTIDINLQDVSETALLRALDYHEADYGVVAVMEVKTGEIKAISNLSRNSKGYYYERYNYAVGGLREPGSTFKLATMIALLENTDIKLEDTINTGKGVQKFYKNTVRDHEEGGYGTITVKEAFELSSNVAMAKLVDKYFSKNPSVFVNEIDRIGLSQPLGLQIKGEGIPKIKRPTDKDWSGITLPWMAYGYGLELTPIQTLALYNAVANGGKMIRPIFVKEVKRADKTIKEYEPVVLNDKICSDETLIKLRLMLEGVVERGTAMNIKNDHYKIAGKTGTAQILENGRYTKKYITSFAGYFPADQPKYSAVVVIKNPKGWRQYGSNVAAPVFKEIADNIYSRDVDMHEPLPEEFIAEAGIFPVIRSGNHQDLKLLCNELGISNHSATEKDWVRTQVYGNSLKWQENKMAENLVPDVNGMTLRDALFVLESNGLQVEVKGKGRVIRQSKLPGVRISKGSRIVIELS
- a CDS encoding UDP-N-acetylmuramoyl-L-alanyl-D-glutamate--2,6-diaminopimelate ligase — encoded protein: MAELRDILYKVSLISASGDMTMDIKSVCFDSRKVEKGSLFVAVKGTQADGHDFITKAVAKGAVAIVCQNLPEEISSSATYVAVKDSAAALGIIASNFYGNPSSKLKLVGVTGTNGKTTIATLLFTLYRKLGYAVGLLSTVENKIDDDIIPASHTTPDALQLNELLANMVDRGCDYAFMEVSSHALDQSRVAGVNFTGAIFSNISHDHLDYHKTFDAYITAKKKLFDGLSSDAFALVNSDDKRGAIMLQNTKASKQTYALKSVADFKAKMISNTIQGIELEIDNKNVWFKLIGDFNAYNLMAVYGAAVLLGEDSEDTLTALSSLDGAEGRFEVVETDAKITAIVDYAHTPDALKNVLETIAEFRTGNEKVITVVGCGGNRDTSKRPLMAAIACKLSDKVVFTSDNPRDEDPEAIIKDMKEGISPADYKKTVVLVDREEAIKTACLLAGDNDIILVAGKGHEKYQEIKGVKHPFDDKEVLGRMLNLFAN
- the mraY gene encoding phospho-N-acetylmuramoyl-pentapeptide-transferase encodes the protein MLYYLFDYLEQQYSLIGASVFQYISFRAGMAAVLSLVITILIGKQLIEFLRKKQVGESIRDLGLEGQMAKKGTPTMGGLIIISAILIPVLLFARLENVYVMLLIGVTLALGFIGFMDDYIKVFKKNKEGLAGKFKIVGQVSIGLIVGLTLYFNQNVVVREYDEATVNEQNEVVREYQDVKSTKTTVPFLKDNEFDYDALVPFLSHDFTWIIYVFVVIFIITAVSNGANLTDGIDGLAAGTSAIIGLTIAIFAYLSGRVDFSDYLNILHIPNLSEVVIFCAAFVGACIGFLWYNSYPAQVFMGDTGSLTIGGVIAVLALIVRKELLLPLLCGIFLIESLSVMMQVGYFKYTKKKYGEGRRIFLMSPLHHHYQKLEIHESKIVTRFWMVGILLAILTLATLKLR